The following proteins are co-located in the Phragmites australis chromosome 10, lpPhrAust1.1, whole genome shotgun sequence genome:
- the LOC133931431 gene encoding O-fucosyltransferase 31-like isoform X1, with protein sequence MRRPSPSPTPARGPAAAAAAAAAVVILPAIFPGLFSPLGHAFPSLFSEWNTPKPMHPSLLNEALQWAIPDEQKRELWSPLPYQGWKPCLKPSIAHALPLEPSGYIQVFLDGGLNQQRMGICDAVAVAKILNATLVIPHLEVNPVWKDSSSFEEIFDVDHFINTLKDEVSVIKVLPKEFSWSTREYYGTGIRATRIKTAPLHASANWYLENVSPILQSYGIAAIAPFSHRLAFDDLPADIQRLRCKVNFQALVFRPHIISLGETLVKRLRYPVQGHSKELIHQVVEESTNQAGKYAVLHLRFDKDMAAHSACDFGGGRAEKMALAKYRQVIWQGRVLNSQLTDEELRNTGRCPLTPEEIGLLLVALGFDSRTRLYLASHKVYGGEARISSLRKLFPLMVDKRSLASEDELANFEGKASVLGALDYYISMHSDIFISASPGNMHNAMLAHRTYENLKTIRPNMALLGRIFVNKSMEWSEFQQAVQAGHKGRYGQIRLRKPKQSIYTYPATDCMCQE encoded by the exons ATGCGGAGGCCGTCGCCTTCGCCGACTCCGGCGAGGGgcccggcggccgccgccgccgccgccgccgccgtggtgaTCCTTCCGGCAATCTTCCCCGGGCTCTTCTCCCCGCTGGGCCATGCCTTCCCTTCCCTCTTCTCG GAATGGAATACCCCTAAGCCAATGCATCCTTCTCTTTTAAATGAGGCTCTGCAATGGGCAATT CCAGATGAACAGAAGAGAGAGCTCTGGTCACCCTTGCCATATCAGGGGTGGAAACCATGCTTGAAACCATCAATTGCTCATG CATTGCCTCTGGAGCCAAGCGGATACATCCAGGTATTTCTTGATGGCGGACTGAACCAGCAAAGAATGGGG ATATGTGACGCAGTTGCAGTTGCAAAGATTCTTAATGCTACTCTTGTGATCCCACATCTTGAAGTAAACCCTGTTTGGAAAGACTCAAG CTCATTTGAAGAAATTTTTGACGTCGATCACTTTATCAACACCTTAAAAGATGAAGTTTCTGTCATCAAAGTGCTTCCAAAAGAATTTTCATGGAGCACAAGAGAGTACTATGGAACAGGCATCCGTGCTACAAGAATAAAAACTGCACCTCTTCATGCCTCAGCAAATTGGTATCTGGAGAATGTCAGTCCTATCCTGCAAAG CTATGGCATTGCTGCCATTGCCCCCTTTTCTCACCGCCTTGCATTTGATGATTTGCCTGCGGATATTCAACGCTTGCGTTGTAAAGTTAACTTCCAAGCTCTAGTTTTTCGGCCTCACATTATCTCACTGGGGGAGACTCTTGTGAAGCGCTTGAGGTATCCAGTCCAGGGGCATTCCAAAGAATTAATCCATCAAGTAGTAGAAGAAAGCACAAATCAAGCTGGAAAATATGCAGTTTTGCATCTCCGTTTTGATAAG GATATGGCTGCACATTCTGCTTGTGACTTTGGAGGTGGCAGAGCTGAAAAAATGGCTCTGGCTAAATACAGGCAGGTTATCTGGCAAGGGAGGGTATTAAATTCACAGCTAACTGATGAGGAGCTTCGAAACACAGGACGCTGCCCGTTGACTCCAGAAGAGATTGGGCTGTTGCTCGTAGCCCTTGGCTTTGACAGCAGAACTCGACTCTATCTTGCTTCTCACAAG GTATATGGTGGGGAAGCCAGGATTTCTAGCTTGCGCAAACTTTTCCCTCTGATGGTGGACAAGAGAAGCCTTGCATCTGAAGATGAACTTGCTAATTTTGAAGGGAAGGCTTCTGTACTGGGAGCTCTTGACTATTATATCAGCATGCATAGCGATATTTTCATCTCTGCATCGCCTGGGAATATGCATAATGCAATG TTGGCTCACCGAACCTATGAGAACTTGAAGACCATAAGGCCAAATATGGCATTGCTTGGCCGCATCTTTGTGAACAAGAGCATGGAGTGGTCAGAGTTTCAGCAGGCTGTACAGGCAGGGCACAAAGGTAGATACGGGCAAATCAGGCTGAGGAAGCCGAAGCAATCAATCTATACTTATCCCGCAACAGATTGTATGTGCCAAGAGTAG
- the LOC133931431 gene encoding O-fucosyltransferase 39-like isoform X2 yields MGNYEQKRELWSPLPYQGWKPCLKPSIAHALPLEPSGYIQVFLDGGLNQQRMGICDAVAVAKILNATLVIPHLEVNPVWKDSSSFEEIFDVDHFINTLKDEVSVIKVLPKEFSWSTREYYGTGIRATRIKTAPLHASANWYLENVSPILQSYGIAAIAPFSHRLAFDDLPADIQRLRCKVNFQALVFRPHIISLGETLVKRLRYPVQGHSKELIHQVVEESTNQAGKYAVLHLRFDKDMAAHSACDFGGGRAEKMALAKYRQVIWQGRVLNSQLTDEELRNTGRCPLTPEEIGLLLVALGFDSRTRLYLASHKVYGGEARISSLRKLFPLMVDKRSLASEDELANFEGKASVLGALDYYISMHSDIFISASPGNMHNAMLAHRTYENLKTIRPNMALLGRIFVNKSMEWSEFQQAVQAGHKGRYGQIRLRKPKQSIYTYPATDCMCQE; encoded by the exons ATGGGCAATT ATGAACAGAAGAGAGAGCTCTGGTCACCCTTGCCATATCAGGGGTGGAAACCATGCTTGAAACCATCAATTGCTCATG CATTGCCTCTGGAGCCAAGCGGATACATCCAGGTATTTCTTGATGGCGGACTGAACCAGCAAAGAATGGGG ATATGTGACGCAGTTGCAGTTGCAAAGATTCTTAATGCTACTCTTGTGATCCCACATCTTGAAGTAAACCCTGTTTGGAAAGACTCAAG CTCATTTGAAGAAATTTTTGACGTCGATCACTTTATCAACACCTTAAAAGATGAAGTTTCTGTCATCAAAGTGCTTCCAAAAGAATTTTCATGGAGCACAAGAGAGTACTATGGAACAGGCATCCGTGCTACAAGAATAAAAACTGCACCTCTTCATGCCTCAGCAAATTGGTATCTGGAGAATGTCAGTCCTATCCTGCAAAG CTATGGCATTGCTGCCATTGCCCCCTTTTCTCACCGCCTTGCATTTGATGATTTGCCTGCGGATATTCAACGCTTGCGTTGTAAAGTTAACTTCCAAGCTCTAGTTTTTCGGCCTCACATTATCTCACTGGGGGAGACTCTTGTGAAGCGCTTGAGGTATCCAGTCCAGGGGCATTCCAAAGAATTAATCCATCAAGTAGTAGAAGAAAGCACAAATCAAGCTGGAAAATATGCAGTTTTGCATCTCCGTTTTGATAAG GATATGGCTGCACATTCTGCTTGTGACTTTGGAGGTGGCAGAGCTGAAAAAATGGCTCTGGCTAAATACAGGCAGGTTATCTGGCAAGGGAGGGTATTAAATTCACAGCTAACTGATGAGGAGCTTCGAAACACAGGACGCTGCCCGTTGACTCCAGAAGAGATTGGGCTGTTGCTCGTAGCCCTTGGCTTTGACAGCAGAACTCGACTCTATCTTGCTTCTCACAAG GTATATGGTGGGGAAGCCAGGATTTCTAGCTTGCGCAAACTTTTCCCTCTGATGGTGGACAAGAGAAGCCTTGCATCTGAAGATGAACTTGCTAATTTTGAAGGGAAGGCTTCTGTACTGGGAGCTCTTGACTATTATATCAGCATGCATAGCGATATTTTCATCTCTGCATCGCCTGGGAATATGCATAATGCAATG TTGGCTCACCGAACCTATGAGAACTTGAAGACCATAAGGCCAAATATGGCATTGCTTGGCCGCATCTTTGTGAACAAGAGCATGGAGTGGTCAGAGTTTCAGCAGGCTGTACAGGCAGGGCACAAAGGTAGATACGGGCAAATCAGGCTGAGGAAGCCGAAGCAATCAATCTATACTTATCCCGCAACAGATTGTATGTGCCAAGAGTAG